AAAGAAATTGAAAAAGCCTATTACCATCAGAGTTGATGTTGATACAATAGGTTATTTCAAAGGCTTATCTGATAAAACAGGTATTCCTTATCAAAATTTAATTAATTTATATTTAGCTGAATGTGCTTCGAAACACAAAAAAATCGACCTTTCCTGGAAATAAAAATCTATCACATCAAGCCGGACAAGGATGTCCGGTATTCGTTTCAAGCGTTATGGCGCCTAACGACCAAGGGTTATC
This portion of the Leptospira neocaledonica genome encodes:
- a CDS encoding CopG family antitoxin, which translates into the protein MRKEYDFSKSKKNPYLKKLKKPITIRVDVDTIGYFKGLSDKTGIPYQNLINLYLAECASKHKKIDLSWK